A single window of Granulicella sibirica DNA harbors:
- a CDS encoding glycoside hydrolase family 15 protein codes for MSDLESAYHWLNDQGHAFGGPGLEPRWTSSRKDAVATAYAASSRVWFTLSHGTLNEMYYPTIDRPQTRDMELLFTDGETFVHEEKRDFMYDFSYIDPDAPAVRVTGHAAGGLYKVTKEFISDPHHPVVLMNVKIEAKPEVLAKLKCYALLAPHLDGGGAGNSARSIRVAGQRCIVAWKNNVSLAMGADCGFSRSSCGYVGSSDGYQDLNRNGKMAWEFGQALNGNLAVMGEINCGHTPHFTIAIAFGDGHHAALAGMMQTLSTPYELHSKRFIEQWHRAASPARLGAYSTDGGRLMRISHDIVLTHEDKTYSGAFIASASVPWGASKSDDDLGGYHLVWTRDMVQSATSLLACGRIDTARRALVYLACTQQANGGFAQNFWIDGTAYWSGIQLDEVAFPIILAWRLWKVDGLGNFDVLPFVEAAAAFLCKYAPVTQQERWEENSGYSPSTLAAVISGLVCAADLARAGGKADTANAFEGYADWLEAHLDEWTTTTEGILHPDIKRHYVRITPPAPGEPFHNDTIPVGSLVIANRGPGEKNTFEAREVVDAGFLELVRYGIRRADDPLMVDSLKVIDHTLKIETPNGDCWRRYNHDGYGQRKDGGPYGGWGQGRAWPLLGGERAHYELAAGHDVKPFITAYEKFSSIGGMMPEQVWDHADMPEEGMFLGFSAGSAQPLVWAHAEYLKLLRSVADGKVFDTISVVEERYAKAPADRTFSNNTEIFRTTRIVSTVPAGQTLRISDHEKFRLVWTIDNWGNTQSLDSTRISANFFQADIPTGIDQVGVTISFSLEYPEQGRWVGRNYDVAIVTPNVPAPAPVSAPAEIESEDAAVDVVEDASETASTPKPAAKRSRKKT; via the coding sequence ATGAGCGACCTCGAATCTGCGTACCATTGGCTCAACGATCAAGGACATGCCTTCGGAGGTCCGGGCCTTGAGCCGCGCTGGACGTCCAGCCGGAAAGACGCTGTAGCGACGGCGTATGCGGCGTCCAGCCGGGTGTGGTTCACCCTCTCGCACGGAACCTTGAACGAGATGTACTATCCCACCATCGATCGCCCGCAGACACGCGACATGGAACTGCTGTTCACGGATGGCGAGACCTTCGTCCACGAAGAAAAACGCGATTTCATGTACGACTTCAGCTACATCGACCCGGACGCGCCAGCGGTGCGAGTGACGGGGCATGCCGCGGGTGGCCTGTACAAAGTTACGAAGGAGTTCATTTCGGACCCGCATCACCCGGTTGTCCTGATGAACGTGAAGATCGAAGCCAAGCCGGAAGTGTTGGCGAAGCTGAAGTGCTATGCACTTTTGGCGCCGCATCTCGACGGAGGCGGAGCAGGGAACTCGGCGCGGTCCATCCGCGTGGCGGGCCAGCGATGCATCGTAGCGTGGAAGAATAACGTCTCGCTGGCGATGGGCGCGGATTGCGGCTTCAGCCGGTCGTCGTGCGGGTACGTGGGGTCGAGCGACGGTTATCAGGATCTGAATCGGAACGGGAAGATGGCCTGGGAGTTCGGGCAGGCGCTAAACGGCAACCTGGCCGTGATGGGCGAGATCAACTGCGGGCACACGCCTCATTTCACGATCGCGATCGCCTTCGGAGATGGCCACCATGCCGCTCTCGCCGGAATGATGCAGACGCTTTCGACGCCCTACGAGCTGCACTCAAAGCGCTTCATTGAACAGTGGCACCGGGCTGCTTCGCCGGCGCGCCTGGGCGCGTACTCGACCGACGGTGGAAGGCTTATGCGCATCAGCCACGATATCGTGCTGACTCATGAGGACAAGACGTACTCCGGGGCGTTCATCGCCTCGGCCTCGGTTCCGTGGGGAGCCTCAAAGTCGGACGACGATCTTGGCGGATACCACCTGGTGTGGACGCGCGACATGGTGCAGTCGGCAACCTCGCTCCTGGCGTGCGGACGCATCGATACGGCTCGCCGCGCGCTCGTCTATCTGGCCTGCACGCAACAGGCAAACGGCGGCTTCGCGCAGAATTTCTGGATAGACGGAACGGCCTACTGGTCGGGAATACAGCTCGACGAAGTGGCCTTTCCGATCATCCTGGCATGGCGTCTCTGGAAGGTCGATGGCCTCGGAAACTTCGACGTGCTGCCATTTGTGGAAGCTGCGGCTGCGTTCCTGTGCAAGTACGCCCCGGTGACGCAACAGGAGCGCTGGGAGGAGAACTCGGGATACTCGCCGTCCACCCTGGCTGCTGTGATCTCGGGTCTGGTTTGCGCCGCGGACCTCGCACGGGCTGGCGGAAAGGCGGATACCGCCAACGCCTTCGAGGGGTATGCCGACTGGCTGGAAGCGCATCTCGACGAGTGGACGACGACTACCGAGGGTATTCTGCACCCGGACATCAAACGGCACTATGTCCGCATCACGCCTCCGGCTCCTGGGGAGCCGTTCCACAACGACACGATTCCTGTGGGCTCATTGGTCATCGCGAATCGCGGCCCAGGCGAGAAGAACACCTTCGAAGCCCGTGAAGTCGTCGACGCTGGCTTCCTCGAACTGGTCCGTTATGGGATTCGCCGGGCGGACGATCCGCTGATGGTCGATTCGCTGAAGGTGATCGACCATACCCTGAAGATCGAGACGCCCAACGGCGACTGCTGGCGCCGCTACAACCACGACGGCTACGGCCAGCGCAAAGACGGCGGCCCGTACGGCGGCTGGGGACAGGGACGCGCGTGGCCCCTGCTTGGCGGCGAACGCGCCCACTACGAGCTTGCTGCCGGCCATGATGTGAAGCCGTTCATCACGGCCTACGAAAAGTTCTCCTCGATCGGCGGCATGATGCCGGAGCAGGTATGGGATCACGCCGATATGCCAGAAGAAGGCATGTTCCTCGGTTTCTCGGCCGGTTCCGCGCAGCCCCTGGTCTGGGCGCACGCCGAATACCTGAAGCTCCTGCGGTCGGTCGCGGACGGTAAGGTGTTCGACACGATCTCCGTCGTCGAGGAGCGCTACGCCAAGGCTCCCGCGGACCGGACGTTCTCCAACAACACGGAGATTTTCCGCACCACGCGCATTGTGTCTACCGTTCCGGCTGGACAGACGCTGCGCATCAGCGATCACGAGAAGTTCCGGCTGGTCTGGACGATCGACAACTGGGGCAATACCCAGAGCCTCGATTCGACCAGGATCAGCGCGAATTTTTTCCAGGCAGATATTCCTACCGGAATCGACCAGGTTGGCGTTACCATCTCGTTCTCACTGGAATATCCGGAGCAGGGTCGCTGGGTCGGCCGCAACTACGACGTGGCCATCGTTACCCCTAACGTCCCAGCCCCGGCCCCGGTAAGCGCACCGGCCGAGATCGAAAGCGAAGACGCAGCGGTGGATGTCGTGGAAGACGCGTCCGAAACCGCTTCGACGCCAAAGCCCGCGGCGAAGCGATCTAGGAAGAAGACCTGA
- a CDS encoding VWA domain-containing protein, with translation MIWRTLLLSLIPLRCLCAQVPNQPDRAAGSYRLKVAVDEVSVTFHVADSQGLPINDLKLDEVRLLDNGKPPRRILRFQYLKDFPIRAAILMDTSGSMLGELATDRAISTRYAQRVLRQKTDRALVMDFGYQAEIVQPWTSDASLLAAGVKQRAMGGVNPRGGTALFDTLEHICRIEIGSLEHDGSENFILLFSDGEDTASFATLKQVVGTCQKANTAIYAFHAKPKTSSTGPATLAELAAETGGRVFFSDASEAEVDEDLEMIEADLRNQYRIVYRPTELKWDGTFHRIEWMGSDRVDRVVIRSGYYALEH, from the coding sequence GTGATCTGGCGGACCTTGCTTCTCTCGCTCATTCCTCTTCGGTGCCTCTGCGCACAGGTTCCGAATCAACCGGATCGCGCTGCAGGGAGTTACCGGCTCAAGGTCGCTGTCGATGAGGTGAGCGTAACGTTTCACGTGGCTGATTCCCAAGGTCTGCCCATCAATGATCTGAAGCTGGATGAGGTCCGGCTTCTGGATAACGGCAAGCCCCCTCGGAGGATTCTTCGTTTCCAGTATCTGAAGGACTTTCCAATTCGCGCGGCGATCCTGATGGACACAAGTGGATCAATGCTTGGGGAGCTTGCGACTGATCGGGCGATCTCCACGAGGTACGCGCAGCGTGTGCTCAGACAGAAGACAGACCGAGCGCTTGTGATGGACTTCGGCTACCAGGCGGAGATCGTTCAGCCGTGGACGAGTGATGCAAGCTTGCTCGCCGCAGGGGTCAAACAGCGGGCCATGGGTGGGGTCAACCCCCGAGGCGGTACGGCGCTATTCGATACGCTGGAGCATATCTGTCGCATTGAGATTGGTTCGCTCGAACATGACGGCAGCGAGAACTTCATCCTGCTGTTCTCCGATGGAGAGGATACGGCGAGCTTCGCGACGCTGAAGCAGGTGGTGGGTACCTGCCAGAAGGCGAATACCGCAATTTACGCCTTCCACGCCAAGCCGAAGACCAGTTCGACCGGGCCGGCAACGCTGGCCGAACTTGCAGCGGAGACGGGTGGGCGGGTGTTTTTCAGTGACGCTTCGGAGGCCGAAGTCGATGAGGATTTGGAAATGATCGAGGCAGATCTTCGTAATCAATATAGGATCGTCTACCGGCCCACGGAGTTGAAGTGGGATGGGACGTTTCACCGGATCGAGTGGATGGGGTCGGACCGAGTGGACCGCGTGGTGATCCGGTCCGGGTACTACGCTCTGGAGCACTGA
- a CDS encoding PadR family transcriptional regulator encodes MTSALQPDLFDSLKLELRRGCLILAVLAQLKQEHYGYTLRKALADEGLAIEESTLYPLLRRLETQGLLTSEWREEEKRNKRFYRLSPAGETILTDLLAEWNGINRALHGILNRTSHTQKVS; translated from the coding sequence ATGACTTCAGCCCTCCAACCCGACCTCTTCGACTCCCTCAAGCTCGAACTCAGGCGTGGCTGCCTCATCCTTGCCGTGCTCGCGCAACTCAAGCAGGAGCACTACGGCTACACCCTCCGCAAGGCTCTCGCCGACGAAGGACTCGCCATCGAGGAAAGCACCCTCTACCCACTGCTCCGCAGGCTCGAAACCCAGGGCCTCCTCACCAGCGAGTGGCGCGAAGAAGAAAAACGAAATAAGCGCTTCTACCGCCTCTCCCCCGCCGGCGAAACCATCCTGACCGATCTTCTTGCCGAGTGGAACGGAATCAACCGGGCCCTGCACGGAATCCTGAACCGCACATCCCACACCCAAAAAGTGAGCTAA
- a CDS encoding zinc dependent phospholipase C family protein yields the protein MLNACSRLSASRFLAVLLVLLALPLRSAEAYSVLSHEEVVDMAWLATIVPMLKARFPGISDADLVMAHGYAYGGSVIQDIGYYPFGSPYYSDLLHYVRTGDFVSALIRESHDANEYAFALGALAHYCGDVYGHPAVNIATSDEFPKLKKRFGRSVTYDQDKVAHLRTEFGFDVVEVAHGRYSQQNYRDFIGFQVSKPLLERAFQETYGIPMDSVMKHEDLAIATYRKAVSSLIPKMTTVALVSYKDQIEKENPGFNRNKFLYRLRRTEFEKEYGRQYVHPGPKTRFFAFFVAHLPKIGPLKALKLSIPNADEQQIYIKSVNTTVDYYKIYLAQVTPPEPAVPWLPVYPSAPEKLLAPAHVASKTVSDQPAVTPVPTPPIPATLAVPAADPAMQMAEPASVQRAPDLAEIDLDTGNPSRFGEYHLADETYARLLNTILHDGKAQFTADVQQSFKDFYSGPRNEPDWYRASSKDWTSLQADLVMLDALLPVPKAPTPAQTGVPAPSSVVPSVQP from the coding sequence GTGCTTAACGCGTGTTCCCGCCTCTCTGCTTCCCGTTTTCTTGCTGTCTTGCTGGTCTTGCTTGCCCTCCCGCTCCGGTCGGCCGAGGCTTATTCGGTGCTCTCGCACGAGGAGGTGGTGGATATGGCGTGGCTCGCCACCATCGTGCCGATGCTCAAAGCGCGTTTTCCAGGCATCTCGGACGCGGATCTCGTGATGGCTCATGGATACGCTTATGGCGGGTCGGTGATACAGGACATTGGCTACTACCCGTTCGGCAGTCCGTACTACTCCGACCTGCTGCACTATGTTCGTACAGGGGATTTCGTCTCGGCGCTGATACGCGAGTCGCATGACGCGAACGAATATGCCTTTGCGCTTGGAGCGCTCGCACACTACTGCGGCGACGTCTACGGCCATCCTGCGGTCAACATCGCGACCTCGGACGAGTTTCCCAAGCTCAAGAAGCGGTTCGGCCGCTCGGTGACGTACGACCAGGATAAGGTCGCTCACCTCCGGACCGAGTTTGGCTTCGACGTGGTCGAGGTAGCGCATGGGCGCTACTCACAGCAGAACTACCGTGACTTCATCGGATTCCAGGTCTCGAAGCCTCTCCTTGAAAGGGCGTTCCAGGAGACCTACGGCATCCCGATGGATTCGGTAATGAAGCACGAGGATCTCGCGATCGCGACCTATCGCAAGGCGGTCTCGAGCCTGATTCCGAAGATGACAACGGTGGCGCTCGTCAGCTACAAGGACCAGATCGAAAAGGAAAACCCTGGCTTCAACCGAAACAAGTTTCTCTATCGCCTGCGGCGGACCGAGTTCGAGAAGGAGTATGGACGGCAGTACGTCCATCCCGGACCGAAAACGAGGTTCTTCGCCTTTTTCGTGGCACACCTCCCCAAGATTGGCCCGCTAAAGGCGCTCAAGCTCAGCATTCCAAATGCAGACGAGCAGCAGATCTATATCAAGAGCGTCAATACGACGGTCGATTATTACAAGATCTACCTCGCACAGGTGACACCGCCTGAACCCGCGGTTCCCTGGCTTCCGGTTTATCCTTCTGCTCCTGAGAAACTGCTTGCTCCGGCTCACGTAGCCTCGAAGACGGTTTCCGATCAGCCAGCGGTCACTCCAGTTCCAACTCCTCCGATCCCGGCCACGCTCGCTGTTCCAGCGGCGGACCCGGCGATGCAGATGGCTGAACCGGCGAGCGTGCAGCGGGCCCCAGATTTGGCGGAGATTGACCTCGACACGGGGAATCCGTCACGGTTCGGCGAGTACCATCTGGCCGATGAAACCTATGCGCGTCTGCTGAACACGATCCTGCACGACGGCAAAGCGCAGTTCACGGCGGATGTGCAGCAGAGTTTCAAGGACTTCTATAGCGGTCCGCGCAATGAGCCCGACTGGTACAGAGCTTCGTCGAAGGATTGGACGAGCCTGCAGGCTGACCTTGTCATGTTAGACGCGCTGCTTCCGGTTCCGAAGGCCCCTACTCCGGCTCAGACGGGCGTCCCCGCGCCTTCTTCGGTGGTTCCGAGCGTTCAACCCTAG
- a CDS encoding alpha-E domain-containing protein, which yields MLSRVADSLYWMSRYLERAEHTTRLLDVNLNLMLDESESSAEKRWQRVLQALGNPKEVEWTGDPYELTRTLTFDTQYKGSIISCIISARENARHVREQISTEQWHRLNSLYLEVTGPNLRFDKMTGTEQPTEFLQQVMEAVHQFQGVSDSTMSHGEGWQFIQVGRYIERAAATALLLEAYHEDLWSAPEVTGDGNEYLEWMGLLRSATAFEAYCKVYTADLTPDRILEFLLLDEEFPHSLRFAIDSLQRSLIAIDKESAISHAEPLRRLAGRLQASLSYSSVDEILKQDVIAYLQAIQTQCGEIHNTIYELYVDYSIQAALAG from the coding sequence TTGCTTTCACGCGTGGCGGATAGTCTTTACTGGATGAGCCGGTACCTCGAGCGGGCGGAGCATACGACGCGCCTGCTCGATGTCAACCTCAACCTTATGCTCGACGAAAGCGAATCGAGCGCCGAGAAGCGTTGGCAGCGCGTCTTGCAGGCGCTCGGGAATCCGAAGGAGGTCGAGTGGACCGGCGACCCCTACGAGCTCACTCGCACCCTCACCTTCGACACGCAGTACAAGGGCTCCATCATCTCCTGCATCATCTCGGCGCGTGAGAATGCCCGCCATGTCCGCGAGCAGATTTCCACCGAGCAGTGGCATCGGCTGAACAGTCTCTACCTCGAAGTGACTGGCCCGAACCTGCGCTTCGACAAGATGACTGGCACCGAGCAGCCGACCGAGTTCCTGCAACAGGTGATGGAAGCCGTCCACCAGTTCCAGGGTGTAAGTGACTCGACGATGAGTCACGGCGAAGGCTGGCAGTTCATCCAGGTCGGCCGATACATCGAACGGGCCGCCGCAACAGCCTTGCTTCTCGAGGCGTACCACGAGGATCTATGGAGCGCCCCCGAGGTCACCGGCGACGGAAACGAGTACCTCGAGTGGATGGGCCTGCTCCGCTCCGCAACAGCCTTTGAAGCGTATTGCAAGGTGTACACAGCCGATTTGACGCCGGACCGCATCCTCGAATTCCTTCTCCTCGATGAGGAGTTTCCGCACTCCCTTCGATTCGCGATCGACTCGCTCCAGCGCTCGCTTATCGCGATCGATAAGGAGAGCGCCATCAGCCACGCCGAGCCTCTGCGGCGACTCGCAGGACGACTCCAGGCTTCGCTCAGCTACAGCAGCGTCGACGAGATCCTGAAGCAGGACGTCATCGCCTATCTCCAGGCCATCCAGACGCAGTGCGGCGAGATCCACAACACCATCTACGAACTGTACGTGGACTATTCGATTCAGGCAGCACTCGCGGGCTAG
- a CDS encoding superoxide dismutase, translating into MAFELPPLPYAYDALEPYIDEATMKLHHDKHHQTYVTNLNGAIEKHPELGSKSPEELIKDLASIPEDVRPVVKNNGGGHVNHTMFWQIMKPGGGGTPTGEIADQINADFGDFETFKKTFNETTAKQFGSGWGWLVFDGGKLKIVTTPNQDNPISTGLFPILGNDVWEHAYYLKYQNKRPDYLAAWWSTVNWEEVNKRFATAKK; encoded by the coding sequence ATGGCTTTTGAACTTCCCCCCCTGCCTTACGCTTACGACGCTCTTGAGCCCTACATCGACGAAGCAACGATGAAGCTTCACCACGACAAGCACCACCAGACCTACGTCACCAACCTGAACGGTGCCATCGAGAAACATCCCGAGCTCGGCTCCAAGTCGCCCGAAGAGCTCATCAAGGATCTCGCCTCGATCCCCGAGGACGTGCGTCCAGTCGTGAAGAACAACGGCGGCGGCCACGTCAACCACACCATGTTCTGGCAGATTATGAAGCCAGGCGGCGGCGGCACTCCGACCGGCGAGATCGCCGACCAGATCAACGCCGACTTCGGCGACTTCGAGACCTTCAAAAAGACCTTCAACGAAACCACCGCAAAGCAGTTCGGCTCCGGCTGGGGATGGCTCGTGTTCGATGGCGGCAAGCTCAAGATCGTCACCACACCGAACCAGGACAACCCGATCTCGACCGGGCTGTTCCCCATCCTCGGCAACGACGTCTGGGAGCACGCCTACTACCTCAAGTACCAGAACAAGCGCCCGGACTACCTCGCCGCCTGGTGGAGCACCGTCAACTGGGAAGAGGTCAACAAGCGCTTCGCTACCGCCAAGAAGTAA
- a CDS encoding circularly permuted type 2 ATP-grasp protein: MTSSTSPQFGHPALKNYKLDHAYDEMFQSADELHSHYEPLLEHFTSLPENELQRRKQSADLSFLNQGITFTVYGREEGTERIFPYDLLPRIITSAEWATVERGLTQRITALNLFLKDIYNEGKILDDGIVPREVVYSCKQFRRQMIGLQVPRNVYIAVCGTDLIRLENGEFVVLEDNLRVPSGVSYMLTNRRVMKRIFPQLFRGYNVRPIEHYTQALLGTLRSLAPEGRPEPNIVLLSPGVFNSAYFEHAYLARQMGIELVEGRDLVTHDNIVYMRTTSGLRRVDVIYRRVDDDFIDPLAFRADSILGVSGLFNAYRAGNVTLANAFGTGVADDKALYAYVPDIIKYYLTEEPILKNVETYLLTKPKERNYVLANLDKLVVKAVGESGGYGMLIGPQASVAEREEFARKIEADPRNYIAQPTISFSRAPCLIGDELQPRHVDLRPYVLYGDKVTIVPGGLTRVALKDGSLVVNSSQGGGSKDTWVLSQ; the protein is encoded by the coding sequence ATGACCTCATCCACGTCTCCCCAATTCGGACATCCAGCCTTGAAAAACTACAAGCTGGATCATGCCTATGACGAGATGTTCCAGAGCGCCGACGAGCTTCACTCGCATTACGAACCTCTGCTCGAACACTTTACGTCCCTGCCGGAGAACGAGCTGCAGCGGAGAAAACAGTCCGCCGACCTGAGCTTCCTGAACCAGGGAATCACCTTCACGGTCTACGGCCGCGAAGAAGGCACGGAGCGGATCTTCCCTTACGACCTCTTGCCTCGCATCATCACCAGCGCGGAGTGGGCAACGGTCGAGCGTGGCCTGACCCAGCGCATCACCGCCCTGAACCTCTTCCTCAAAGACATCTATAACGAAGGCAAGATCCTCGACGACGGCATCGTGCCCCGCGAGGTCGTTTATAGCTGCAAGCAGTTTCGCCGTCAGATGATCGGCCTCCAGGTTCCGCGCAACGTCTATATCGCGGTCTGCGGAACAGATCTCATCCGCCTCGAAAACGGCGAGTTCGTCGTCCTCGAAGACAACTTGCGCGTCCCCAGCGGCGTGAGCTACATGCTCACCAACCGCCGCGTGATGAAGCGGATCTTCCCCCAGCTCTTCCGCGGCTACAACGTTCGCCCAATCGAGCACTACACTCAGGCGCTGCTCGGCACGCTTCGCTCGCTCGCTCCCGAAGGACGTCCCGAACCGAACATTGTCCTGCTGAGCCCAGGCGTCTTCAACTCGGCCTACTTCGAGCATGCCTATCTCGCTCGCCAGATGGGAATCGAGTTGGTCGAAGGCCGCGATCTCGTCACCCACGACAATATCGTCTATATGCGCACCACGAGTGGCCTCCGCCGCGTAGATGTAATCTACCGCCGCGTCGACGACGACTTCATTGACCCACTCGCCTTCCGAGCCGACTCGATCCTCGGAGTCAGCGGACTCTTCAACGCCTATCGCGCCGGAAACGTCACCCTGGCCAACGCCTTCGGAACCGGCGTAGCCGACGACAAAGCTCTCTATGCCTACGTGCCGGACATCATCAAGTACTACCTCACCGAAGAGCCGATCCTGAAGAACGTCGAAACGTATCTCCTGACCAAGCCCAAGGAACGGAACTACGTTCTCGCGAACCTCGACAAGCTCGTGGTAAAAGCCGTCGGTGAAAGCGGAGGATACGGCATGCTGATCGGCCCTCAGGCCAGCGTCGCCGAGCGCGAGGAGTTTGCCCGCAAGATCGAGGCTGATCCACGCAACTACATCGCACAGCCGACGATCTCGTTCTCCCGCGCCCCCTGCCTCATCGGCGACGAACTCCAACCGCGCCACGTAGACCTTCGTCCCTACGTCCTCTACGGCGACAAGGTCACGATCGTCCCTGGTGGCCTCACCCGCGTCGCCCTCAAGGACGGATCCCTCGTAGTGAACTCATCCCAGGGCGGCGGCAGCAAAGACACCTGGGTCCTGAGCCAGTAA
- the typA gene encoding translational GTPase TypA, protein MSNPTIAPIFNIAIIAHVDHGKTTLVDAMLRQSGTFRTNEAVTDRVMDSNDLEKERGITILAKNTAIHYKDAKINIVDTPGHADFGGEVERALKMVDGVVLLVDASEGPLPQTRYVLSKALEAKLTPILVINKIDRPDARPQEVVNEVYDLFIDLDADESVLEFPIIYTNGKAGTATMDLATPGTDLQPLFDLIVKTIPAATGDPDGTLQILVTNLDYSDYLGRLAIGRVFNGTLKTGQEVAVSKTDGTMQNVKITKLFSFDGLKRTDTTETVLGDIVAIAGVPGITIGETFCSIENPEPLPLIKIDEPTIAINFSVNNSPFAGREGKFVTSRNIKERLDRELLTNVSIRVEDTGSPETFKVLGRGELQLSVLMEMMRREGFEIMVSRPQIVTKRIDGELMEPSEILTIDIPENFVGTVIERLGPRKGEMVKMANHGSGRVRMEFKVPSRGLIGLRNEMLTETRGTIVMNSISGDYIPYQGDIPQRPSGALISDRQGTTTMYALDMIQERGVLFLGDGVEVYEGMLVGEHSRDNDLDVNAVREKKLTNMRASGSDDAVRLVPFKQLTLEQSIEFIAEDELVEITPKSLRMRKKVLQANRRPKRSQSSSGE, encoded by the coding sequence GTGAGCAATCCCACGATCGCCCCTATCTTCAACATCGCCATTATCGCCCACGTTGACCACGGCAAGACCACGCTGGTCGATGCGATGCTTCGTCAGTCCGGCACCTTCCGCACGAATGAGGCGGTGACCGACCGTGTCATGGACTCGAACGACCTGGAAAAAGAGCGCGGGATCACGATTCTCGCCAAGAACACCGCGATCCACTATAAGGACGCGAAGATCAACATCGTCGACACTCCGGGCCACGCCGACTTCGGCGGTGAGGTTGAGCGTGCGTTGAAGATGGTCGACGGCGTTGTGCTGCTGGTCGACGCTTCGGAAGGTCCTTTGCCACAGACGCGCTACGTGCTGTCGAAGGCTCTCGAAGCGAAGCTGACTCCGATTCTTGTCATTAACAAGATCGATCGTCCTGATGCGCGCCCGCAGGAAGTGGTGAACGAGGTCTATGACCTGTTCATCGATCTCGACGCCGATGAGAGCGTGCTTGAGTTCCCGATCATCTACACGAACGGCAAGGCCGGAACCGCGACGATGGATCTTGCGACGCCCGGGACTGATCTTCAGCCTCTGTTTGATCTCATCGTGAAGACCATTCCGGCGGCGACGGGCGATCCGGACGGCACGCTGCAGATTCTCGTGACGAACCTCGATTACTCGGATTATCTTGGCCGACTCGCGATCGGACGCGTGTTCAACGGTACCCTTAAGACCGGCCAGGAAGTCGCGGTTTCGAAAACCGACGGTACGATGCAGAACGTGAAGATCACGAAGCTGTTCAGCTTCGACGGGCTGAAGCGGACGGATACGACGGAGACGGTGCTTGGAGATATCGTCGCGATTGCCGGAGTTCCGGGGATCACAATCGGCGAGACATTCTGCTCGATCGAGAATCCTGAGCCGCTGCCGCTGATCAAAATCGACGAGCCGACGATTGCGATCAACTTCTCGGTGAACAACTCGCCGTTCGCGGGTCGCGAAGGGAAGTTCGTCACCAGCCGCAACATCAAGGAGCGTCTCGACCGCGAGCTTCTGACCAACGTCAGCATCCGCGTTGAAGACACCGGCTCTCCGGAGACCTTCAAGGTGCTTGGGCGTGGCGAGCTGCAGCTCTCGGTGCTGATGGAGATGATGCGTCGCGAAGGGTTCGAGATCATGGTCTCGCGTCCGCAGATCGTGACCAAGCGCATCGACGGGGAGCTGATGGAGCCTTCGGAAATCCTGACGATCGATATTCCCGAGAACTTCGTCGGAACGGTGATCGAGCGGCTTGGACCGAGAAAAGGCGAGATGGTCAAGATGGCCAATCACGGCTCGGGACGCGTCCGCATGGAGTTCAAGGTGCCTTCGCGCGGCCTGATCGGTCTGCGCAACGAGATGCTGACCGAGACGCGTGGAACGATCGTCATGAACTCGATCTCGGGCGACTACATTCCGTACCAGGGCGATATTCCGCAGAGGCCGTCGGGCGCGCTGATCTCGGATCGCCAGGGAACGACCACGATGTACGCGCTGGACATGATCCAGGAACGCGGCGTGCTGTTCCTTGGGGATGGCGTTGAAGTCTACGAAGGGATGCTTGTGGGCGAGCACTCGCGCGACAACGATCTCGATGTCAATGCGGTTCGCGAGAAGAAGCTGACGAACATGCGTGCGTCGGGCTCGGATGACGCGGTGCGCCTCGTTCCGTTCAAGCAGTTGACGCTCGAGCAGTCGATCGAATTTATTGCCGAGGACGAACTTGTGGAGATCACGCCGAAGAGCCTGCGGATGCGCAAGAAGGTTCTCCAGGCAAATCGGCGCCCCAAGCGGAGCCAGAGCAGCTCGGGCGAATAA